One part of the Streptomyces ferrugineus genome encodes these proteins:
- the tdh gene encoding L-threonine 3-dehydrogenase — protein MKALVKEKAEPGLWLADVPEPAVGAGDVLIKVLRSGICGTDLHIRSWDGWAQQAIRTPLVVGHEFVGEVVGTGRDVTDIAVGDRVSGEGHLVCGKCRNCLAGRRHLCRATVGLGVGRDGAFAEYVALPAANVWVHRVPVDLDVAAIFDPFGNAVHTALSFPLVGEDVLITGAGPIGLMAAAVARHAGARNVVITDVSEERLALARKVGVSLALNVSEASIADGQRELGLREGFDIGLEMSGRPEAMRDMIANMTHGGRIAMLGLPAQEFPVDWARIVTSMITIKGIYGREMFETWYAMSVLLEGGLDLAPVITGRYGYRDYEAAFADAASGRGGKVILDWTL, from the coding sequence TTGAAGGCGCTGGTCAAGGAGAAGGCGGAGCCCGGGCTGTGGCTCGCGGACGTTCCGGAACCGGCCGTCGGAGCGGGTGACGTACTGATCAAGGTGCTGCGCAGCGGCATCTGCGGCACCGATCTGCACATCCGGTCCTGGGACGGCTGGGCGCAGCAGGCGATCCGCACCCCGCTGGTGGTCGGCCACGAGTTCGTCGGCGAGGTCGTCGGGACCGGCCGGGACGTCACCGACATCGCCGTCGGCGACCGGGTCAGCGGTGAAGGCCATCTGGTGTGCGGCAAGTGCCGTAACTGCCTGGCCGGCCGCCGTCACCTGTGCCGTGCCACGGTCGGGCTCGGCGTCGGACGGGACGGCGCCTTCGCCGAGTACGTGGCCCTGCCCGCCGCCAATGTGTGGGTGCACCGTGTGCCCGTGGACCTCGATGTCGCGGCGATCTTCGACCCGTTCGGCAACGCCGTGCACACCGCGCTGTCGTTCCCGCTGGTCGGCGAGGACGTGCTGATCACCGGAGCCGGCCCGATCGGCCTGATGGCGGCGGCCGTGGCCCGGCACGCGGGGGCGCGCAACGTCGTGATCACCGACGTGAGCGAGGAACGGCTGGCGCTGGCCCGCAAGGTCGGCGTCAGCCTCGCGCTGAACGTGTCCGAGGCGAGCATCGCCGACGGGCAGCGCGAACTCGGCCTGCGCGAGGGCTTCGACATCGGCCTGGAGATGTCCGGCCGCCCCGAGGCCATGCGCGACATGATCGCCAACATGACGCACGGCGGCCGCATCGCCATGCTCGGCCTGCCCGCCCAGGAGTTCCCCGTCGACTGGGCCCGGATCGTCACCTCGATGATCACCATCAAGGGCATCTACGGCCGTGAGATGTTCGAGACCTGGTACGCGATGTCCGTGCTGCTGGAAGGCGGCCTCGACCTCGCGCCCGTGATCACCGGCCGCTACGGCTACCGCGACTACGAGGCGGCGTTCGCCGACGCGGCGAGCGGCCGCGGCGGCAAGGTCATCCTCGACTGGACCCTCTGA
- a CDS encoding GOLPH3/VPS74 family protein: protein MTTARDLAIIALDAAPDRPVEQGDLSLALAGAEMFDLIEARALVLDGDRILPSAQAPTGDRLLDEAASALVRQEPYESVEDWLWRRGRALSSAYVEDLERVGLTTRPRGRRIPLRTGRTAPVDSSARRRAEERWALGDPVLAALAAAAGIHDEPADGTAELDDETVTTVLAAVGDAVMELEAVRQRRVIEDAAFDNVWRGY, encoded by the coding sequence ATGACCACCGCACGGGACCTCGCGATCATCGCCCTCGACGCGGCGCCCGACCGCCCGGTGGAGCAGGGCGATCTGTCGCTCGCGCTCGCCGGGGCCGAGATGTTCGACCTGATCGAGGCGCGGGCCCTGGTCCTCGACGGCGACCGCATCCTGCCGAGCGCTCAGGCGCCCACGGGCGACCGCCTCCTGGACGAGGCCGCCTCGGCACTCGTACGACAGGAGCCGTACGAGTCGGTCGAGGACTGGCTGTGGCGCCGAGGACGGGCGTTGTCCTCGGCCTACGTGGAGGATCTGGAGCGGGTGGGACTGACGACCCGGCCGCGGGGCCGCCGGATCCCGCTGCGGACCGGGCGGACGGCGCCGGTGGACTCGTCGGCCCGGCGCCGGGCCGAGGAGCGCTGGGCGTTGGGCGATCCGGTGCTCGCCGCCCTGGCGGCCGCCGCCGGGATCCACGACGAGCCGGCCGACGGCACGGCGGAGCTCGACGACGAGACGGTCACGACCGTGCTGGCCGCCGTCGGCGACGCGGTGATGGAGCTGGAGGCCGTACGGCAGCGGCGGGTGATCGAGGACGCCGCGTTCGACAACGTCTGGCGCGGCTACTAG
- a CDS encoding GAF domain-containing protein, whose protein sequence is MSYGPPHPVARLLLTPEDKEAPARARRLLGLGLGDHADPALDVFADHLAELTGAPYAMVNFIDENRQFFAGLHVRHRVALTRADEDKPELGRYMERDHGFCPHVVVRRKALVLEDVCDYPRFAGNPIVDEFGIRSYLGAPLIDSTGMALGTVCVVDVEPRPWGRAGLDTIKASAADLVTRLERRAGDGLPLL, encoded by the coding sequence ATGAGCTACGGCCCACCCCACCCGGTCGCTCGCCTGCTGCTGACCCCCGAGGACAAGGAGGCTCCCGCCCGCGCCCGGCGGCTGCTTGGACTGGGTCTGGGGGATCACGCCGACCCGGCCCTCGACGTCTTCGCGGACCATCTCGCCGAGCTCACCGGGGCGCCGTACGCCATGGTCAACTTCATCGACGAGAACCGGCAGTTCTTCGCCGGCCTGCATGTGCGGCACCGGGTGGCGCTGACGCGGGCCGATGAAGACAAGCCGGAGCTGGGCCGGTACATGGAGCGCGACCATGGGTTCTGCCCCCATGTGGTGGTGCGACGCAAGGCGCTGGTCCTGGAGGACGTCTGCGACTATCCGCGGTTCGCCGGGAACCCGATCGTCGACGAGTTCGGCATCCGTTCCTATCTGGGCGCCCCTCTCATCGACTCCACGGGAATGGCCCTGGGGACGGTGTGCGTGGTCGACGTGGAGCCGCGGCCGTGGGGAAGGGCAGGGCTGGACACCATCAAGGCGTCGGCGGCGGACCTGGTCACCCGGCTGGAGCGGCGGGCGGGAGACGGGCTGCCGCTTCTCTGA
- a CDS encoding GTP-binding protein: MDYDDSSDPFPTALKILVAGGFGVGKTTFVGAVSEIAPLSTEELLTTVSAATDSLDGVENKVETTVAMDFGRITLDPEHVLYLFGTPGQERFWFMWDELSEGALGAVILADTRRLEDCFAAVDFFEQRGLGFIVAINEFDGSYRYDPEEVRAAIDLDPEIPVVRCDARISSSGVQTLLTLVRHLIAHTPAPAPSHGAHM; the protein is encoded by the coding sequence ATGGACTACGACGACAGCTCTGACCCCTTCCCCACCGCACTGAAGATCTTGGTGGCGGGAGGCTTCGGGGTAGGCAAGACGACCTTCGTGGGTGCGGTCAGCGAGATCGCGCCGCTCAGCACGGAGGAACTGCTCACCACGGTCAGCGCCGCTACCGACAGCCTCGACGGCGTCGAGAACAAGGTCGAGACGACGGTGGCCATGGACTTCGGCCGCATCACCCTCGATCCGGAACACGTCCTGTACCTGTTCGGCACGCCGGGCCAGGAACGGTTCTGGTTCATGTGGGACGAACTCTCGGAGGGCGCGCTCGGCGCGGTCATCCTCGCCGACACCCGGCGCCTGGAGGACTGCTTCGCGGCCGTCGACTTCTTCGAACAGCGGGGTCTCGGCTTCATTGTCGCGATCAACGAGTTCGACGGCTCCTACCGGTACGACCCGGAGGAGGTCCGTGCCGCCATCGACCTCGACCCGGAGATCCCCGTCGTCCGCTGCGACGCGCGGATCTCCAGCTCCGGTGTCCAGACCCTGCTGACCCTGGTACGGCACCTCATCGCCCACACCCCGGCGCCCGCGCCAAGCCATGGCGCCCACATGTGA
- a CDS encoding DUF742 domain-containing protein, translating into MTAAGDGPWLDDAAGRLVRPFTVSNGRTRPTVALDLMSQVMATGATPLGYLGPEHELALDLCRAPVSVAEVAAHLKLPAAVTKVLLSDLVDCGALTTKPPEFHHNPTDRALLEAVLDGLRRQL; encoded by the coding sequence GTGACCGCGGCCGGCGACGGGCCCTGGCTCGACGACGCGGCCGGCCGGCTGGTGCGCCCTTTCACGGTCAGCAACGGCCGTACCCGGCCCACCGTCGCGCTCGACCTCATGTCGCAGGTGATGGCCACTGGGGCGACCCCCCTCGGCTATCTCGGCCCCGAGCACGAGCTGGCACTCGATCTGTGTCGCGCCCCCGTTTCGGTCGCCGAGGTGGCCGCCCACCTGAAGCTGCCGGCGGCGGTCACCAAGGTGCTGCTGTCGGACCTCGTCGACTGCGGGGCGCTCACCACCAAGCCCCCCGAGTTCCACCACAACCCGACTGACCGGGCTCTTCTGGAGGCAGTGCTCGATGGACTACGACGACAGCTCTGA
- a CDS encoding roadblock/LC7 domain-containing protein produces the protein MASEAPTAHVSDLDWLMSGLVQRVPHTTSAVLLSCDGLVKSVHGLDPDSADHMAALASGLYSLGRSAGVRFGDGGDVRQVVVELDSSLLFVTTAGSGTCLAVLAGREADAAVLGYEMAMLVKSVRPYLVTAPRQHTVEPSALRP, from the coding sequence ATGGCGAGCGAAGCGCCGACCGCTCATGTCTCCGATCTCGACTGGCTCATGAGCGGCCTCGTGCAGCGGGTACCGCACACGACCAGTGCGGTCCTCCTCTCCTGCGACGGGCTCGTGAAATCGGTTCACGGCCTCGACCCCGACAGCGCCGACCACATGGCCGCCCTGGCCTCCGGCCTGTACTCCCTCGGCCGCAGCGCCGGCGTCCGTTTCGGCGACGGCGGGGACGTGCGCCAGGTCGTCGTCGAACTCGACTCGAGCCTGCTCTTCGTGACCACGGCCGGCTCCGGCACGTGTCTCGCCGTGCTGGCCGGCCGCGAGGCCGACGCGGCGGTGCTCGGCTATGAGATGGCGATGCTGGTCAAGAGCGTCCGCCCGTACCTGGTCACCGCGCCCCGCCAGCACACCGTCGAACCCTCGGCGCTGAGGCCTTGA
- a CDS encoding sensor histidine kinase, with the protein MSQLRAPAARADRREGGRHGRPAARTAPALPETHIRPQLLRLAVLPPVAVTLSACAAVLFVVRSAEVRPSLTLWGVLAGAVSVTLAGILIAAVAANRTARSVSDRIRALRRSSARGEADLRDLVETLRRGDGPPKRKPRSGPSEGADDFELLAADLARAHDGAVTAVVQASQLSTQAGSEQKLEVFVNLARRLQSLVHREISILDELENEIEDPDLLKGLFHVDHLATRIRRHAENLAVLGGAVSRRQWSNPVSMTEVLRSAIAEVEQYSRVKLVPPIDGTLRGHAVADVIHLLAELVENATVFSAPHTQVLLRANLVTSGLAVEVEDRGLGMPVGEQSRMNALLADPDQVNVASLLADGRIGLFVVSQLAKRHGIHVRLQTNIYGGVQAVLVVPQGLLGTEPGARGGTGVSPQPPSQARPQQPAQAPVPEAPQPRRRHASGGASAGSAGAGGAGGPAGSAGSAGTAAGSAGPAGPAGPDGSAGSGHGGQRGVGEVSQVSQGASRRQQAQAGGQGGAPRGNGDGPAPLPVRGARGERANPAEAVPGIRSDERRLVEENTVAPPTPRVSTVRGTMGKPQLPRRRAQEHIAPQLRDGPAPRQDSDTLAGHDPGLMAAFQRGIGLAETQQHMESVRGDAERVGGGYVAGGTVEAGHVEAGHMGAGPKGAGHVDGGSLDAEHMGDGYLDGRHMGGRHMGGRHMGGGHMDPGHMDPGHMGASHVDATRTASGHTLLGHTSVSSSVNVGHMDSAHTATTHGTTPAYTPSPHTDSDTTSSHPEPTRLDTDRSQPTLLRPTSVDALHMDVTPMTARPSMGASPMDPAHTTEPHPGPAPGTDHTTWPDGSAPAG; encoded by the coding sequence ATGTCTCAACTACGCGCCCCGGCCGCACGCGCAGACCGCCGTGAGGGCGGGCGGCACGGGCGTCCGGCCGCCCGCACCGCACCCGCGCTGCCCGAGACCCACATACGGCCCCAACTGCTGCGGCTGGCCGTGCTGCCGCCCGTCGCGGTGACCCTCAGCGCCTGCGCGGCCGTGCTCTTCGTCGTGCGCTCCGCCGAGGTACGGCCGAGCCTCACCCTGTGGGGCGTGCTCGCCGGAGCGGTCTCGGTGACCCTGGCGGGCATCCTGATCGCCGCCGTGGCCGCCAACCGCACAGCCAGGTCCGTGAGCGACCGCATCCGCGCACTGCGCCGCAGCAGCGCGCGCGGCGAGGCCGATCTGCGGGACCTCGTGGAGACGCTGCGGCGCGGTGACGGGCCCCCCAAGCGCAAGCCGCGCAGCGGTCCGTCCGAGGGCGCCGACGACTTCGAACTGCTCGCCGCCGACCTGGCCCGCGCCCACGACGGCGCCGTCACCGCCGTCGTCCAGGCCTCCCAGCTCTCCACCCAGGCGGGCAGCGAACAGAAGCTCGAGGTCTTCGTCAACCTCGCCCGGCGTCTCCAGTCGCTCGTGCACCGCGAGATCTCCATCCTCGACGAGCTCGAGAACGAGATCGAGGACCCCGACCTGCTCAAGGGGCTCTTCCACGTCGACCACCTCGCCACCCGCATCCGCCGCCACGCGGAGAACCTCGCGGTGCTCGGCGGCGCCGTCTCCCGCCGGCAGTGGAGCAACCCGGTCTCCATGACCGAGGTGCTGCGCTCGGCCATCGCCGAGGTCGAGCAGTACTCCCGGGTCAAGCTCGTACCGCCCATCGACGGCACCCTGCGCGGGCACGCCGTCGCCGACGTCATCCACCTGCTGGCCGAACTCGTCGAGAACGCCACGGTGTTCTCCGCCCCGCACACCCAGGTACTGCTGCGCGCCAACCTCGTCACCTCGGGGCTCGCCGTCGAGGTCGAGGACCGCGGGCTCGGCATGCCCGTCGGTGAGCAGAGCCGTATGAACGCCCTGCTCGCCGACCCCGACCAGGTCAACGTCGCCAGCCTGCTGGCGGACGGACGCATCGGGCTCTTCGTCGTCTCGCAGCTCGCGAAGCGGCACGGCATCCATGTGCGACTGCAGACCAACATCTACGGCGGTGTCCAGGCCGTACTCGTCGTGCCGCAGGGGTTGTTGGGGACGGAACCGGGGGCGCGCGGGGGCACGGGCGTATCGCCGCAGCCTCCGTCGCAGGCCCGTCCGCAGCAGCCGGCGCAAGCGCCGGTTCCGGAGGCGCCGCAGCCGCGTCGGAGGCACGCCTCGGGGGGCGCGTCGGCTGGATCGGCCGGTGCTGGCGGGGCGGGCGGACCTGCGGGGTCGGCGGGCTCTGCCGGGACGGCCGCTGGATCTGCTGGGCCGGCCGGTCCTGCCGGTCCTGATGGGTCGGCCGGATCGGGGCATGGCGGGCAGCGGGGCGTTGGCGAGGTATCGCAGGTCTCGCAGGGCGCGTCGCGTCGGCAACAGGCGCAGGCCGGTGGACAGGGCGGGGCTCCGCGAGGGAACGGCGACGGACCGGCGCCGCTGCCCGTGCGCGGCGCCCGGGGGGAACGGGCCAACCCGGCGGAGGCCGTGCCCGGCATCAGGTCCGACGAACGCCGGCTCGTCGAGGAGAACACCGTCGCTCCGCCGACCCCGCGCGTCAGCACCGTCCGCGGCACCATGGGCAAGCCCCAACTTCCCCGACGCCGCGCCCAGGAGCACATCGCGCCTCAGCTCCGCGACGGCCCCGCACCGCGCCAGGACTCCGACACTCTCGCCGGGCACGACCCGGGGTTGATGGCGGCCTTCCAGCGGGGGATCGGGCTGGCCGAGACACAGCAGCACATGGAGTCGGTGCGTGGGGATGCCGAGCGTGTGGGCGGTGGATATGTGGCCGGCGGGACTGTGGAGGCCGGGCACGTGGAGGCAGGCCACATGGGTGCCGGGCCGAAGGGTGCCGGGCATGTGGACGGCGGATCCCTTGATGCCGAGCACATGGGTGACGGATATCTGGATGGCAGGCACATGGGCGGCAGGCACATGGGCGGCAGGCACATGGGCGGCGGACACATGGATCCGGGGCACATGGATCCGGGGCACATGGGTGCGAGCCATGTGGACGCCACGCGCACAGCCTCGGGCCACACACTCCTGGGTCACACAAGCGTGAGCAGCAGCGTGAACGTCGGCCACATGGACTCGGCGCACACCGCCACCACCCACGGCACCACCCCCGCGTACACCCCGTCGCCGCACACGGACTCCGACACCACGTCGTCCCACCCGGAGCCGACGCGCCTCGACACGGACCGGTCGCAGCCCACACTTCTGCGCCCGACGTCCGTGGATGCACTCCACATGGATGTGACCCCCATGACCGCCCGGCCCTCCATGGGCGCATCGCCCATGGACCCGGCCCACACAACCGAGCCGCACCCCGGGCCCGCGCCCGGCACCGACCACACCACCTGGCCCGACGGGAGCGCACCAGCCGGATGA
- a CDS encoding MBL fold metallo-hydrolase, with translation MAGFRLPSSGLRALRPEAFGVDPSGERMARIRRSPHFRDGVFQNPGGAARTRPSGSMLEFAKIFFDKDARPRRSPKGTVPVHPTTYADLARPPAGGLRLTWMGHSSILAEIDGHRVLFDPVWGERCSPFPFVGPKRLHPVPLPLAALGPVDVVVISHDHYDHLDMPTIKALAGTDTIFAVPLGVGGHLEHWGVSADRLRELDWHETTKVGGLTLTATPARHFCGRGLRNTQHTLWASWAVASGEHRIYHSGDTGYFEGFADIGAEHGPFDATMIQVGAYSDFWPDIHMTPDEGVRAHLDLQGGDPTAGVMLPIHWGTFNLAPHPWAEPGEWMMRATHKAGVTLAAPRCGEPFEPASVPPVTPWWREVAEAPAGGWPTWPPVASEAGDTAVV, from the coding sequence GTGGCCGGTTTCCGTCTCCCGAGTTCCGGGCTGCGCGCCCTGCGGCCCGAGGCCTTCGGCGTGGATCCCAGTGGTGAGCGCATGGCGCGCATCCGCAGATCGCCGCACTTCAGGGACGGGGTCTTCCAGAACCCCGGAGGCGCCGCCCGGACCAGGCCCTCCGGATCGATGCTGGAGTTCGCCAAGATCTTTTTCGACAAGGACGCCCGGCCCCGCCGGTCCCCCAAGGGCACCGTGCCGGTGCACCCCACCACCTACGCCGATCTGGCCAGGCCGCCCGCCGGCGGACTGCGCCTGACCTGGATGGGGCACTCCAGCATCCTCGCGGAGATCGACGGCCACCGCGTGCTCTTCGACCCCGTGTGGGGTGAGCGCTGCTCGCCGTTCCCCTTCGTCGGACCCAAGCGACTGCACCCTGTGCCGCTGCCGCTCGCCGCGCTCGGGCCGGTCGACGTCGTCGTCATCTCGCACGACCACTACGACCACCTCGACATGCCCACCATCAAGGCGCTGGCCGGCACCGACACGATCTTCGCCGTGCCGCTCGGCGTCGGCGGCCACCTCGAACACTGGGGCGTGTCCGCCGACCGGCTGCGCGAGCTGGACTGGCACGAGACGACCAAGGTGGGCGGGCTGACCCTGACCGCCACCCCGGCCCGCCACTTCTGCGGCCGCGGACTGCGCAACACCCAGCACACGCTCTGGGCGTCCTGGGCCGTCGCCTCTGGCGAGCACCGGATCTACCACAGCGGTGACACCGGCTACTTCGAGGGCTTCGCGGACATCGGTGCCGAGCACGGCCCGTTCGACGCCACGATGATCCAGGTCGGCGCCTACTCGGACTTCTGGCCCGACATCCACATGACGCCGGACGAGGGTGTTCGGGCCCACCTGGACCTCCAGGGCGGCGACCCGACGGCGGGCGTCATGCTGCCGATCCACTGGGGGACCTTCAACCTGGCGCCCCATCCGTGGGCGGAGCCCGGCGAGTGGATGATGCGGGCCACCCACAAGGCCGGGGTCACGCTGGCCGCGCCGCGCTGCGGCGAGCCCTTCGAACCGGCCTCCGTGCCGCCCGTGACGCCGTGGTGGCGAGAGGTCGCCGAGGCGCCCGCCGGGGGGTGGCCGACGTGGCCGCCGGTCGCTTCGGAGGCGGGGGACACGGCGGTCGTGTAG
- a CDS encoding Glu/Leu/Phe/Val dehydrogenase dimerization domain-containing protein — protein MTTPLLSLTWTDDVTGRQGFLVIDRLVRGVASGGLRMRPGCTLDEVADLARGMSFKEALHYDPEARYVPLGGAKGGIDCDPRDPEAYGLLVRYLRTMRPYVESFWTTGEDLGLTQDVVDRAAAEAGLVSTVQAVYPLLDDEAGGRRRLAEAFAVEVDGIGLDELVGGCGVAESVLTALDRAGVPYWRTRVAVQGLGTMGGATARFLTRAGLTVVAVADIKGTIANPAGLDVEALLAARDAYGTVDRSALRPGDRELPGDAWLSAEAEVLVPAAVSYVLDGANQGRVTARWIAEAANMPVRPDAEELLAARGITVLPDVVVNSATNAWWWWTLFGDVGPDADEAFAHTRRSMRALTDLVLARAEADGTAPRTAAHAIAADRLPVITERFGRYG, from the coding sequence ATGACCACGCCCCTGCTGTCGCTCACCTGGACCGACGACGTCACCGGCCGCCAGGGGTTCCTGGTGATCGACCGGCTGGTGCGCGGCGTGGCCAGCGGCGGGCTGCGGATGCGGCCGGGCTGCACGCTGGACGAGGTCGCCGACCTCGCCCGCGGCATGAGCTTCAAGGAGGCCCTGCACTACGACCCCGAGGCGCGGTACGTCCCGCTGGGCGGCGCCAAGGGCGGCATCGACTGCGATCCCCGGGACCCGGAGGCGTACGGGCTGCTGGTGCGCTACCTGCGGACCATGCGGCCGTACGTCGAGAGCTTCTGGACCACGGGCGAGGACCTCGGTCTCACCCAGGACGTGGTCGATCGCGCGGCGGCCGAGGCGGGGCTCGTCTCGACCGTCCAGGCGGTGTATCCGCTGCTCGACGACGAGGCGGGCGGCCGGCGGCGGCTCGCGGAGGCGTTCGCGGTGGAGGTCGACGGCATCGGGCTCGACGAGCTGGTCGGTGGCTGCGGGGTCGCGGAGTCGGTGCTGACCGCCCTGGACCGGGCCGGTGTGCCGTACTGGAGGACACGCGTCGCCGTGCAGGGCCTGGGGACGATGGGCGGGGCCACGGCGCGCTTCCTCACGCGCGCGGGCCTCACCGTCGTGGCCGTCGCCGACATCAAGGGCACGATCGCCAACCCGGCCGGCCTCGACGTCGAGGCACTGCTGGCGGCGCGGGACGCCTACGGCACCGTCGACCGCTCGGCGCTGCGCCCCGGGGACCGCGAACTGCCGGGCGACGCCTGGCTGTCGGCCGAGGCGGAGGTGCTGGTTCCGGCGGCGGTGTCGTACGTGCTCGACGGCGCGAACCAGGGACGCGTGACCGCCCGCTGGATCGCCGAGGCGGCCAACATGCCCGTACGGCCGGACGCGGAGGAGCTGCTGGCCGCACGCGGCATCACCGTGCTGCCGGACGTGGTGGTCAACTCGGCCACGAACGCCTGGTGGTGGTGGACGCTGTTCGGGGACGTCGGCCCGGACGCGGACGAGGCGTTCGCCCACACGCGACGCTCGATGCGCGCCCTGACCGACCTCGTGCTCGCCCGCGCGGAGGCCGACGGGACGGCACCTCGGACGGCCGCGCACGCCATCGCGGCGGACCGGCTGCCGGTGATCACCGAGCGGTTCGGCCGGTACGGATGA
- a CDS encoding TetR/AcrR family transcriptional regulator, with the protein MARVRLSVAERREELLRAAVEQIEARGVAAVRIADVASALGVSNALVLYHFATKEKLVAAAFTHAAEGDLAQLRKLLGRRTTALRRLRAAVRWYAPTGQAKGWRLWIEGWAAALREPALQEVTRDLDRQWKGAITDVIAEGVAAQEFSCPDPTGAALRLTALLDGLAVQLTSYSGAVSRARAQEWVDEALARELGLEREALTASAR; encoded by the coding sequence GTGGCACGAGTGCGGTTGAGCGTGGCGGAGCGGCGCGAGGAATTGCTGCGCGCCGCCGTCGAGCAGATAGAGGCGCGGGGCGTCGCGGCGGTCAGAATCGCCGACGTGGCCTCGGCGCTCGGTGTGAGCAACGCGCTGGTGCTCTATCACTTCGCCACCAAGGAGAAGCTGGTCGCGGCCGCGTTCACCCATGCGGCCGAGGGCGATCTGGCCCAGCTGCGCAAGCTCCTGGGCCGCCGTACGACGGCGCTGCGACGGCTGCGGGCGGCCGTGCGCTGGTATGCGCCGACCGGGCAGGCCAAGGGCTGGCGGCTGTGGATCGAGGGCTGGGCGGCGGCGCTGCGCGAGCCCGCGCTGCAGGAGGTCACACGGGATCTCGACCGGCAGTGGAAGGGCGCCATCACCGACGTCATCGCCGAGGGCGTGGCCGCGCAGGAGTTCAGCTGCCCCGACCCCACCGGCGCGGCCCTGCGCCTCACGGCGCTGCTCGACGGACTCGCCGTACAGCTCACGTCGTACTCGGGCGCGGTCTCACGCGCGCGTGCCCAGGAGTGGGTGGACGAGGCGCTGGCCCGGGAACTGGGGCTGGAGCGGGAGGCGTTGACGGCGTCGGCGCGGTGA
- a CDS encoding SGNH/GDSL hydrolase family protein: MIGSYVAVGDSFTEGVGDPGPDGAFVGWADRFAVLLADRRPEGDFDYTNLAVRGKLLDQIVEDQLPQAVELAPDLVSFCAGGNDIIRPGTDPDEVAERFERAIVRLTSAVGTVMVTTGFDTRGVPVLKHLRGKIATYNGHVRAIADRYGCPVLDLWSLKCVQDRRAWDDDRLHLSADGHTRVALRAGQVLGLEVPADPDQPWPPLPPRGTLEVRRDDVHWAREYLVPWIGRRLRGESSGDHVTAKGALSPDDIKMRIGSVA; encoded by the coding sequence GTGATCGGGTCGTACGTCGCGGTGGGGGACAGCTTCACCGAGGGCGTCGGCGACCCCGGCCCCGACGGGGCGTTCGTCGGCTGGGCCGACCGTTTCGCGGTTCTCCTCGCGGACCGGCGGCCCGAGGGCGACTTCGACTACACCAACCTCGCCGTGCGCGGCAAACTTCTCGACCAGATCGTCGAGGACCAGCTTCCGCAAGCCGTGGAACTGGCCCCGGACCTGGTCTCGTTCTGCGCGGGCGGCAACGACATCATCCGGCCCGGCACCGACCCCGACGAGGTGGCCGAGCGATTCGAGCGGGCGATCGTCCGGCTCACCTCAGCCGTCGGCACCGTCATGGTGACGACCGGCTTCGACACCCGTGGCGTGCCCGTGCTCAAGCATCTGCGCGGCAAGATCGCCACGTACAACGGCCATGTGCGGGCCATCGCCGACCGGTACGGCTGCCCGGTGCTCGACCTGTGGTCCCTGAAGTGCGTTCAGGACCGCCGGGCCTGGGACGACGACCGGCTCCACCTGTCTGCCGACGGGCACACGCGCGTGGCGCTGCGCGCGGGCCAGGTGCTCGGCCTGGAGGTCCCGGCCGATCCCGACCAGCCGTGGCCGCCGCTCCCGCCCCGCGGCACCCTCGAGGTCCGCCGCGACGACGTGCACTGGGCGCGCGAGTACCTCGTGCCGTGGATCGGCCGCCGACTGCGCGGCGAGTCGTCGGGGGACCATGTCACGGCCAAGGGCGCGCTGTCCCCGGACGACATCAAGATGCGCATCGGGTCGGTGGCCTGA